One Lytechinus variegatus isolate NC3 chromosome 14, Lvar_3.0, whole genome shotgun sequence genomic region harbors:
- the LOC121428102 gene encoding elongator complex protein 5-like, with protein MASLLKQVLTGSEKSCAVTIHDTVEHSGRYLMKCFLKEMAERVDEIHLFAFDQAPDALLAGTDPETRRKVKGHDGWTDPQGWNSDRNLISSNYNTVHLTSDKGFVDHIKERKEPGSGQIAVVIDSLTPYILHRSAPFTCKSLHALTHLPEPSEFQVTQVVSLIHSDVHDDSVLRAINHLSSTVIHVSANMSIAPLDREPMGYCDIQHKRPSGKVLQKREGYSIGDSYQLITFLGLPSTNTTEPDQQPDPTANLTFNLTLSESEKKARENVVLPFTKVSNNSTTGSGQIFYEPDQADDYDDEDPDDDLDI; from the exons ATGGCCAGTCTTTTGAAGCAAGTTCTTACTGGATCAGAGAAAAGTTGTGCTGTGACCATTCATG ACACAGTGGAACATAGTGGAAGATACTTGATGAAATGTTTCTTGAAAGAAATGGCAGAAAG GGTCGATGAGATTCACCTCTTTGCCTTTGACCAAGCCCCTGATGCTCTCTTGGCTGGAACTGACCCAGAGACAAGgagaaaggtcaaaggtcatgatgGATGGACTGACCCTCAGGGCTGGAATTCTGATcg CAACCTGATATCTTCCAACTACAACACAGTCCACCTCACATCGGACAAGGGATTCGTGGATCACATAAAGGAGAGGAAGGAGCCCGGCAGCGGTCAGATAGCAGTGGTCATCGACTCCCTCACACCTTACATCCTCCATCGGTCAGCCCCGTTCACCTGCAAGAGCCTTCATGCACTGACCCATCTACCGGAACCATCAG AATTCCAGGTCACCCAGGTGGTCAGTTTGATCCATTCCGACGTCCATGACGACTCTGTCCTGAGGGCCATCAATCACCTATCTTCAACGGTCATCCATGTATCGGCCAACATGTCCATAGCTCCGCTGGACAGAGAGCCCATGGGCTATTGTGATATCCAACACAAGAGACCATCCGGGAAGGTCTTGCAAAAG AGAGAAGGCTATAGTATAGGAGACAGCTATCAACTCATCACATTCCTTGGTTTACCAAGTACTAACACGACGGAGCCAGACCAACAG CCCGATCCAACAGCTAATTTGACCTTCAACTTGACCTTGAGTGAATCGGAGAAGAAGGCCAGGGAGAATGTTGTCTTGCCATTTACCAAAGTATCTAACAA CTCAACAACTGGATCAGGTCAAATCTTTTACGAGCCCGATCAGGCTGATGACTACGATGACGAAGATCCGGACGACGATCTCGACATCTAG